The Rhodocytophaga rosea genome has a segment encoding these proteins:
- a CDS encoding T9SS type A sorting domain-containing protein: MWQNTPNPYSQSTTIPYQRPATTTHAFIKIYSSSGQELKSFELAGLSQGEITLSAGIFAAGKYVYTLFVDGVRIDSKKLILTQ, encoded by the coding sequence TTGTGGCAGAATACTCCTAATCCTTATAGCCAATCTACTACTATTCCCTATCAACGTCCTGCTACAACTACGCATGCGTTCATCAAAATATATTCCTCTTCAGGACAAGAACTCAAAAGCTTTGAACTGGCTGGTCTCTCGCAAGGAGAAATCACCCTTTCAGCAGGTATATTTGCTGCCGGCAAGTATGTGTATACTCTTTTTGTGGATGGGGTACGCATCGATAGTAAAAAGCTTATTCTTACTCAATAA
- a CDS encoding LutC/YkgG family protein: MTTREKILAAVLQNQSPKNPLPDISQFKGYKENAVKTYMETFDSIGGKAFLVEDMNATKTLIRENFDITQRMVTTLPELEDIANLISPTVDPHTFQDVEVAIIQAHLAVAENGAVWLTEQVMGHRILPYICQHLAVVVEANSIVPTLHEAYAQIGEGQYGFGGFIGGPSKTADIEQALVLGAHGPITMTVFVIQPLPISDNLTT; encoded by the coding sequence ATGACCACCAGAGAAAAAATATTAGCAGCTGTATTACAAAACCAGTCTCCCAAAAATCCTTTGCCGGATATAAGCCAGTTTAAAGGCTATAAAGAAAATGCGGTAAAAACCTATATGGAGACCTTTGACAGCATTGGGGGTAAAGCTTTTTTAGTAGAGGATATGAATGCGACAAAAACTCTGATCCGGGAGAATTTTGACATAACCCAAAGGATGGTAACTACCTTGCCTGAATTAGAAGATATAGCCAATCTTATCTCTCCAACAGTTGATCCGCATACCTTTCAGGATGTGGAAGTAGCCATTATTCAGGCACATTTAGCGGTAGCAGAAAACGGAGCCGTCTGGCTGACAGAACAGGTCATGGGGCACCGGATCTTACCCTATATCTGTCAACATCTGGCGGTAGTAGTGGAGGCAAATAGTATTGTACCTACGCTGCATGAAGCCTATGCTCAGATCGGAGAAGGGCAGTATGGATTTGGTGGATTTATTGGCGGTCCCTCCAAAACTGCAGATATCGAACAAGCCCTGGTATTGGGCGCACATGGCCCCATCACTATGACTGTATTTGTAATCCAGCCCCTTCCTATCAGCGATAATCTGACTACATAA
- a CDS encoding lactate utilization protein B has product MKPNGTKDHAALAEDFIKDEERVNWHDGSLWWIRQKRDKAAKNIPEWEELREAASQIKSNVISNLHEYLLQFEANLQKNGITVHWADSAQEHNEIVYSILKAKGFTEMVKSKSMLTEECQLNEYLAERGIDVINSDLGEYIQQIDNEPPSHIVLPCIHKRKEEIGELFHEHLGTEKGLSDPTLLTRVARKHLRNIFMTRRAALTGVNFAVAETGEYVVCTNEGNADMGAHLSEVQIASMGIEKIIPQKKHLGVFLRLLARSATGQPITIYSSHFKKPRKGQEMHMILVDAGRSRQLGRADFRDSLKCIKCGACMNTCPVYRKSGGLSYHNTISGPIGAILAPNLDMKRHADLPFASTLCGSCSNVCPVKINIHDQLYKWRQEIVKEGYAANTKALGMKAMSWTLSSPGSYTAAGKAGRWVLKNIPIAINNKLNPWYKGRDMPDGPKESFSEWYEKNKDDKS; this is encoded by the coding sequence ATGAAACCAAACGGAACTAAAGACCATGCGGCCTTAGCCGAAGATTTTATAAAAGATGAGGAGCGGGTAAACTGGCATGATGGCTCTCTATGGTGGATCCGGCAGAAACGCGACAAAGCGGCCAAAAATATTCCTGAGTGGGAAGAATTACGGGAAGCAGCCTCTCAAATCAAAAGCAATGTAATTTCTAACCTGCATGAATACCTGCTGCAATTCGAGGCCAATCTTCAGAAGAATGGAATTACGGTACATTGGGCAGATAGTGCCCAGGAGCACAATGAGATTGTGTATTCCATTCTGAAAGCAAAAGGATTTACCGAGATGGTAAAAAGTAAATCCATGCTCACCGAAGAATGCCAGTTGAATGAATACCTGGCTGAACGGGGAATTGATGTGATTAATTCTGACTTAGGAGAATACATTCAGCAAATCGACAACGAACCACCCAGCCACATTGTATTGCCCTGCATCCATAAGCGGAAAGAAGAAATCGGTGAATTATTCCATGAGCATTTGGGCACTGAAAAAGGCTTATCTGATCCCACTTTGCTCACCAGAGTAGCCCGTAAACATTTACGGAATATATTTATGACCAGGCGAGCTGCCCTGACAGGGGTAAATTTTGCCGTAGCAGAAACCGGTGAGTATGTGGTATGTACCAACGAAGGAAATGCCGATATGGGCGCTCATTTATCCGAAGTGCAAATTGCATCGATGGGCATCGAAAAAATTATTCCGCAGAAGAAGCACCTGGGTGTATTTTTACGCTTACTGGCCAGAAGTGCTACCGGACAGCCTATTACGATTTATTCCAGTCATTTCAAAAAGCCGAGAAAAGGCCAGGAAATGCATATGATCCTGGTAGATGCCGGAAGAAGCAGACAGTTAGGCAGGGCAGATTTTCGGGATTCTCTAAAATGTATCAAATGCGGGGCTTGTATGAACACCTGTCCGGTATACCGAAAAAGTGGTGGCCTCAGCTATCATAATACCATTTCCGGACCTATTGGGGCGATTCTGGCTCCTAACCTGGATATGAAGCGCCATGCTGATCTGCCTTTTGCCTCTACTTTGTGTGGTTCGTGTTCCAATGTGTGCCCGGTCAAAATCAACATCCATGACCAGCTCTATAAGTGGCGGCAGGAAATAGTAAAAGAAGGCTATGCAGCCAATACCAAAGCCCTGGGCATGAAAGCCATGTCATGGACTTTATCTTCCCCAGGTTCTTATACAGCAGCAGGGAAGGCCGGCAGGTGGGTGTTAAAGAATATTCCTATCGCTATTAATAATAAACTCAATCCCTGGTACAAAGGGCGCGATATGCCCGACGGCCCAAAAGAGTCTTTTTCTGAATGGTATGAAAAGAATAAAGATGATAAAAGTTAA
- a CDS encoding (Fe-S)-binding protein — MTVGLFIPCYVNQLYPQAAIATLELLQKLNVDVVYPSKQTCCGQPMANSGFEHLTQKCNDLFIENFASFDYIVAPSASCVLHVKDHLHAPENEQLAVSVRSKVYELVEFLTDILKVEKLNARFPHKVGIHQSCHGLRGLHLAQMSELNAAPFSKPAHLLHMVQDLELVSLERPDECCGFGGTFCIAEEAVSVKMGKDRVNDHIKNGAEYITSPDLSCLMHMEGILHRKRSKVKVVHIAQILNSTR; from the coding sequence ATGACCGTTGGGCTTTTTATTCCCTGTTATGTAAATCAACTGTATCCGCAGGCAGCCATTGCTACCCTGGAATTACTGCAGAAGTTAAATGTGGATGTGGTGTATCCCTCCAAACAAACTTGCTGCGGACAGCCTATGGCCAATTCCGGTTTTGAACACCTGACCCAGAAATGCAATGACCTGTTTATAGAAAACTTTGCCAGTTTTGATTATATCGTGGCTCCTTCGGCCAGTTGTGTATTGCACGTAAAAGACCACCTGCATGCGCCTGAGAATGAACAACTAGCTGTTTCAGTACGATCTAAGGTATACGAACTGGTGGAGTTTTTAACGGATATTCTGAAGGTAGAAAAGCTGAATGCCAGGTTTCCGCACAAAGTGGGCATCCATCAAAGCTGCCATGGCTTGAGAGGACTGCATCTGGCACAAATGAGCGAATTAAATGCTGCTCCTTTTTCTAAACCCGCACACTTATTACACATGGTACAAGACCTGGAACTGGTAAGCCTGGAACGTCCGGATGAATGTTGCGGCTTTGGAGGTACATTTTGTATAGCTGAAGAGGCTGTATCTGTAAAAATGGGTAAAGACCGGGTAAATGATCATATCAAAAACGGAGCGGAATACATTACCTCCCCAGACCTTTCCTGCCTGATGCATATGGAAGGCATTCTTCATAGAAAAAGAAGCAAAGTAAAAGTGGTACACATTGCCCAGATATTAAATTCAACACGATGA
- a CDS encoding M20 metallopeptidase family protein, with protein sequence MENALNQRLIHIRRQIHQQPELGYQEYKTAALVCQELDALAISYRAGVAKTGVIATLSKGTGPCVALRADMDALPIKEETGLEFTSQVDGKMHACGHDVHTTMLIGAAHLLKQKEFNGTVKFIFQPSEEGNYDDPERKSGGQRMVDANELEGVHYSLGLHVHPLLPVGKIAYKLGQALACANFFRITIHGKGGHAGAAPHLAIDAIFISSSVIQAVQSVITRYTNPMEPVVISFTKISGGVAPNIIADKVILEGTIRALDLTTYQQVKDKLETIAKGIAATFGATIEVDHLLDYPSVVNDKAVHKQLEPTLQTLFSKENVIETEAILGGEDFAFYSRKVPSMFYFLGARNSGQESYFLHHPRMIVDEACISYGAEFLSEAALSLLNKPIE encoded by the coding sequence ATGGAAAATGCACTCAATCAACGGTTAATACATATCCGCAGACAAATTCATCAACAGCCGGAATTAGGCTATCAGGAGTATAAGACGGCAGCGCTTGTTTGCCAGGAATTGGATGCATTAGCTATCTCTTACAGAGCAGGCGTAGCTAAAACAGGCGTGATTGCCACCCTTTCCAAAGGAACCGGACCCTGCGTTGCGCTCAGAGCCGATATGGATGCGTTGCCTATTAAGGAAGAAACAGGCCTGGAATTTACCTCCCAGGTAGATGGAAAGATGCATGCCTGCGGTCATGATGTACACACCACAATGTTGATCGGAGCTGCGCATTTACTGAAACAAAAAGAGTTTAATGGAACAGTTAAATTCATCTTCCAACCCTCGGAAGAAGGCAATTATGATGATCCGGAAAGAAAGTCAGGCGGACAGCGGATGGTAGATGCCAATGAGTTAGAGGGAGTACACTATTCGCTCGGATTACATGTGCATCCGCTTCTTCCGGTAGGAAAAATAGCGTATAAACTAGGCCAAGCTTTAGCCTGTGCTAATTTCTTCCGAATAACTATACATGGGAAAGGCGGACATGCAGGGGCAGCTCCCCATCTGGCTATTGATGCTATTTTTATCTCCAGCAGTGTGATTCAAGCGGTGCAATCGGTAATTACAAGGTATACCAATCCGATGGAGCCGGTGGTCATTTCTTTTACCAAAATTAGTGGGGGAGTGGCTCCTAATATTATTGCCGATAAAGTTATTCTGGAGGGAACGATCAGGGCTTTGGACCTTACCACCTACCAACAGGTAAAAGACAAGCTCGAAACAATCGCAAAAGGAATAGCCGCCACATTTGGGGCAACCATTGAGGTTGACCATTTACTCGATTACCCAAGTGTAGTAAACGACAAAGCTGTGCATAAGCAACTCGAACCAACGCTGCAAACCTTGTTCAGCAAAGAAAATGTGATAGAAACTGAGGCCATATTAGGAGGCGAAGATTTTGCTTTTTATTCCAGAAAAGTCCCTTCTATGTTTTACTTTTTAGGGGCGAGGAATTCAGGGCAGGAGAGTTATTTTCTGCATCATCCCAGGATGATTGTTGATGAAGCCTGTATCAGCTATGGTGCAGAATTTCTTTCGGAAGCTGCCCTTTCTTTACTCAATAAACCAATAGAATAA
- a CDS encoding MarR family winged helix-turn-helix transcriptional regulator, producing the protein MEETNSVVQHIRAFNRFYTDLIGLLNKNLLNSNYSLVEVRILYEIHIRESCQASQIMTAIHIDKSYLSRLLKKMEKADLIKKSPSAQDARAHLLTLTQKGREVFLKLNQASDKQIEGLISALSPKKQQAIVGHMQSIMNLLTINSAEHDSNSHQTE; encoded by the coding sequence ATGGAAGAAACAAATAGTGTAGTCCAGCATATCAGGGCGTTCAACCGCTTTTATACTGACCTTATCGGACTATTAAATAAGAACCTGCTTAATAGTAACTATTCATTAGTGGAGGTACGTATTCTTTATGAAATACATATCAGAGAAAGCTGCCAGGCCTCTCAAATCATGACGGCGATACATATCGATAAGAGCTATTTAAGCCGCCTGCTAAAAAAAATGGAGAAAGCAGATCTCATTAAAAAGAGTCCCTCTGCGCAGGATGCAAGAGCACATTTACTTACCCTTACCCAAAAAGGCAGGGAAGTATTTTTAAAGCTGAACCAGGCATCGGATAAACAGATAGAAGGACTGATCAGCGCATTATCTCCTAAAAAGCAGCAGGCTATAGTCGGCCACATGCAATCAATCATGAATCTATTAACAATCAATTCTGCTGAACATGATAGCAACAGCCATCAAACTGAATGA
- a CDS encoding GNAT family N-acetyltransferase, translating into MIATAIKLNDIKIRQELQPGDLGYIAYLHGWLYSKELGYGPNFERYVLEGLSEVARQYNPSKDRVWMCEHAGKIIGCLIGLHREEDCVQLRYFIFLPEYRGIGLGKKMMDEFMEYMQEKNYRKAYLLTTQEQQAAISLYTRYGFQLVEEKSSTAFDKLLVERKYTLAISQ; encoded by the coding sequence ATGATAGCAACAGCCATCAAACTGAATGATATTAAGATACGGCAAGAACTTCAGCCTGGAGATCTGGGCTATATTGCATATCTGCATGGCTGGCTTTATTCGAAGGAGCTAGGCTATGGGCCTAATTTTGAACGATATGTTTTAGAAGGGCTTTCAGAAGTCGCCCGGCAGTATAACCCATCCAAGGATAGAGTTTGGATGTGTGAGCATGCGGGAAAAATTATCGGGTGTCTGATTGGCCTTCACAGAGAAGAAGATTGTGTACAATTGCGTTATTTTATCTTTCTACCAGAATACCGTGGCATTGGATTAGGGAAGAAAATGATGGATGAATTTATGGAGTATATGCAAGAGAAGAACTATAGAAAAGCATATTTATTAACCACCCAGGAGCAGCAAGCGGCTATTTCCCTATATACCAGGTATGGCTTTCAATTGGTAGAGGAAAAAAGCTCTACGGCGTTTGATAAGCTGCTGGTAGAAAGAAAATATACCTTAGCTATATCTCAGTAA
- a CDS encoding DMT family transporter, producing the protein MNWIILIIAGLFEVAFASCLGKAKEAVGNEVYFWYGGFFVSLTISMVLLMKAAQSLPIGTAYAVWTGIGAVGTALMGIFVFKDPASFWRIFFLLTLIGSIIGLKSVSH; encoded by the coding sequence ATGAATTGGATTATATTGATTATTGCCGGATTATTTGAAGTAGCTTTTGCTTCTTGCCTGGGAAAAGCGAAAGAAGCGGTAGGGAATGAAGTTTATTTTTGGTATGGTGGATTTTTTGTTTCCTTAACGATCAGCATGGTGTTGTTGATGAAAGCTGCCCAAAGCTTGCCCATTGGTACAGCTTATGCCGTATGGACAGGAATCGGAGCTGTTGGCACTGCCTTAATGGGAATTTTTGTATTTAAAGATCCGGCTAGTTTCTGGCGGATTTTTTTCCTGTTAACACTGATAGGATCAATTATCGGATTAAAGTCGGTATCGCATTAG